In Molothrus aeneus isolate 106 chromosome 4, BPBGC_Maene_1.0, whole genome shotgun sequence, the following are encoded in one genomic region:
- the FGFBP1 gene encoding fibroblast growth factor-binding protein 1: protein MRIKSFGLLCVLMLVSQMLLANCERQKERKKGRQGIEHGGKKQKEFKQGNEKGQKSKGGKSSPKGKFETKENAECTWSVMDTNAVTVHVQCKQGDSEFWCEFSGDPSSCAQYAANQKSYWKQVSRSLKKQKQICQDPKSVLKSKLCRKGPQSAHLRLTHSSLLTAEGPAKENTMPHTKEVVQTPADASVTEKRLEQSPQDCVEDVDYIDQKKVAEEYCPEGLLSFCNFFITMVQDKRC from the coding sequence ATGAGGATCAAGAGCTTTGGACTCCTTTGTGTGTTGATGCTGGTCTCCCAGATGCTCCTAGCCAACTGTGAGagacagaaggagagaaaaaagggaagacaaGGCATAGAACATggtgggaaaaaacaaaaggaatttaaacaaggaaatgaaaagggGCAGAAGtcaaaaggaggaaaatcatCTCCTAAAGGCAAGTTTGAAACCAAGGAAAATGCTGAGTGCACCTGGTCAGTGATGGACACAAATGCTGTTACTGTGCACGTGCAGTGCAAGCAAGGGGACAGTGAGTTCTGGTGTGAGTTCTCTGGAGACCCTTCCAGCTGTGCACAGTATGCAGCAAACCAGAAATCCTACTGGAAGCAAGTCTCCAGATCTCTAAAGAAGCAGAAGCAGATTTGTCAAGACCCCAAAAGTGTACTAAAATCTAAATTATGCAGGAAAGGCCCACAAAGTGCTCACCTCAGGTTGACTCACTCAAGCCTACTAACAGCAGAGGGTCCTGCCAAAGAGAACACAATGCCTCACACAAAAGAAGTTGTTCAGACTCCAGCAGATGCCTCTGTGACTGAAAAAAGGCTAGAACAAAGTCCTCAAGACTGTGTGGAAGATGTAGATTACATTGACCAGAAAAAGGTGGCTGAGGAATACTGTCCAGAAGGTTTGCTTTCCTTCTGCAACTTCTTTATCACAATGGTCCAAGACAAACGATGCTGA